CCCGAAGTCCTTCGCGATCGGCGCCTCACCCTTGCGGGCGACCGCGGCCACGTCACGACGGAACTCCGGCGGGAACGCCTTCGGTATGACAGGCATCCTTCCAGCGAGGAACGCATCCTCACAGGTCAGGAGTCAACCGAACCGGGGGCAGTCCCGAGCCTGTGACGAGCTGATCGTTAGGCGTGGCGGGTGCGGTCCGCGGAGGTGGGTTGCTGCCTTGTGGTTCTGCCCGTCGGACGAGGCGGCATGATTTGGGCATGGCGTTGTCGACGGCGTTCACGGAGATGCTCGGCGTGCGGTACCCGATTGCGCTGGCGCCGATGGGTGGGTCGGCCGGTGGCGCGCTGGCCGCAGCTGTCTCCCGCGGTGGTGGGTTCGGGATTCTGGGCGGCGCGTACGGGGACCCGGAGTGGCTGGCACGTGAGGTGCCGATCGTCGCGGGTACTGAAGGGCCGTGGGGTGTCGGATTCCTGACCTGGGGGATCGATCTCGACGCGGTGGAGCTGGCGCTGAGCTACGGCCCCAGCGCCGTGATGCTGTCCTTCGGCGATCCGAGCCCATACGCGGAGCATGTCCGCCGGGCAGGGGCTCTGTTGATCCTCCAGGTCACAGATCTGGAGGAGGCCAAGCGGGCCGTGGACCTGGGCGCCGATGTGATTGTGGCTCAGGGAACCGAGAGCGGTGGGCACGGAGCCGTGCGCGGGCGGTCCACTTTGCCGTTCGTGCCCGCGGTGGTGGATCTCGTAGCTCCGGTGCCGGTGCTGGCAGCGGGCGGGATCGCCGATGGACGTGGTGTGGCGGCGGCTCTCGTGCTGGGCGCGGCCGGAGCGCTCATCGGCACCCGCTTCCAGGCCAGCACTGAGGCCCTGGTCGATCCTTCGATCACCAAGGCGATCCTCGAGGGGCGGGGGCAGGACACCGAGCGCAGCACCGTGCTGGACATCGCGCGCGGATCCCGGTGGCCGTCGAAGTACCCCGCTCGCACCCTCGGCCATCCCTACCTCGACCGCTGGCGCGGCCGGGAGGCCGAGCTCGCCGCCGATCCCCAAGCCCGTCAGGCGTACCAGGACGACGTGGCACGCGGTGCGGTGCCCCCGCTGCCGGTCTGGGCGGGCGAGGCCGTCGACCTCATCACCGACCTGCCCTCGGCGGAGGACCTGGTCACGGCCATGGCCACCCAGGCCCAGGACGCCCTGACCCGAGCGGGACGCCACTGACCCACCAGCCGTCAGCGCCGTTCCGGCTTGCTCGTCACGCGCCGCGGCGAAGTTATCGAGCGAAGAGCGATCACTCACAGCCACACCGCGACTGGCCGTCCATGGGGAATTTTGGTGGCCGCTGTCAGGCGCGGCTTGCTGGTGCGCGTCTGCGTGGACCAGCGACGCTCCGGAGACCACTCTTTTCACACCGCAGTGCTCAACTGCACCGCACTTACTTCAACTGCGCTCTATGTCGCCTGGTAGGGGAGTATGCGCAGGTCAGGGCGGTAACGACTCTGCGGCCGGGGCGGGCCTTGCACTGGGAGCAGATTGGGTGCGCGTCAACGAAGTGGTCATCGTTGCCGAAGTGCTCAACCAGCCCGCCGCCGGCCAAGGCCGTGAGCAGCAACGATAGAACCGTCCGACGTGCTTGACCTCCCAGTGAAGACCGAAGTAATCAGGCCGACGGCGTTTCGGGGTCGGCCCGCTTTGGCGGCCACGTCGGCTGCCTCAGCGACTCAGCATCAAAGCAGCTAAATCGGCGTACATCGCTGCGCTATGTCATCCGTGGGCCGGCAGCTGTCCTACTTTCTGGAACACCGATCTCACTGGCAATGGGTTGGCCAGGGCTTCCTGCTCGGTGACCTCTTCGGCGGCTCCGAAGTGGTCTTGTGGCGCTAAGTCGCCAATGGGCCGAGCGCCACCGGTCAGGGGAGCATTGGTTTCCTAAACCAACGCTCGTCGATTGATTGCAGGCGCCTGACCTGCTGCTTCGGAATCTCAAACCCCACTCTTGGGGTCGCATTCGCGTGCACGCTGCTCGGCGGGCCGTCGGTCGATTGGTGGTGATGCCACGTTCGCCTCGCTGTGGCATCGGCCTCGTCGACTCACCATTCCCCGATCAGGCCAGGCTCTGGGCCTGCACGGCGCCAGGGCCTACCTGTAACCCGTCGTGCCAACACCGCCATCACTGATCCCAACGCCGCCACACTCGCCCCGGGCGGCAGCGAGCCGGATGGCTGCCGCGCGCGGTTCCGGCTGGTCCGGTTCGGCGCCGATGGCGATCACATAGGCCGATTCAGGCGGCGGGGACGAAGCGAGTTCAAGACGCGGGACCAAGCCGCATCGAAGTCTTAGCTTGCGTCGGTAGACAGTACGGCGAAGGCATGGCGCAGCCCGACGTGCGACCGTTAGGCCGGAGTATTCGATCGTGGCGAGGTCGGCGATGTGGGCCGCTCAGGATGACTCTCGGTGGTGGGGTCGGCGACACAGCGCCCCGGATCATCTGAACGACAGGGGCAGGAAGTCATACCGGGCCGGGCGACGGAGGAGTCCACGGCTGGGGGCTATCAGAGCGTAACGGGGGAGGAGGTGAGCGGCATGTCGGGGCGAGGACACGGTACGGCGCAGCCCGGGAGCCGCCATGACCGGGACGTACTGCGCACCGAACTGTTCAGCGATGCCGTGCTGGCGATCATTATCACCCTGCTCGGACTGGAGCTGCGGCCACCTCAGGTCGAGTCTGGGCGCCTGCTCGCCGGGCTGCTGGCGGAATGGCCGGTCTACCTGGCGTACACGACCTCGTTTGTGAACATCGCTGTAGTGTGGCTGTCCCACCGCACGGCGTTCAGCCGGATCATCCGGGTGGATCTCGGGTTGAGCTGGGCCAACTTCGGGGTGTTGTTCTGCACGGCCCTGCTTCCGTTCGCCACGGCGGTCGTCTCGCAGTCGCTGAAGGACGGTAGCGGGGCGGACATCCGCACTGCGACCGCCTTCTACGGCCTGGTGGGCACGATTCTGCTCGGCAGCTGGTGGATTCTCTACGCCCGGCTCGTCCGGCGCCCGGAGCTGACCGAGCAGGGCGGGCCGGACTTCTTCCGCCGGGAGCGGCGTCGGCCGCTGCTGGGCATGCTCCTGTTTCCCGCTGGGGCCTTGGTTGGCTACTTCTCGTTCTGGGTCGCGTTTGCGATCTTCCTCGCGTTGCCGCTGATCTATGCCACAACAGCCACCCGGGAGTGACCTGCTCCCCGGTGCCGGCCGACGTCTCGTCGCCGAGGACCCGCCGGCCGGCACCACGGTCCCAGTGTCCGGAGCCGCCGTGGCGGCTCCGGACACTGGTTCGGTCAGACCTGGTTCGCGCCACCGTCGACGAAGATCTCGCCGCCGGTCATGAAGCTGCTCTGGTCGGAGGCCAGGAACAGGGCGGCGTTGGCGATCTCCTCCGGCTGGCCCATCCGGCCCATCGGCACGGTGGAGGAAGGGCCTGCCGCGCCAGCGCCGCATCGGCTTCCAACACCCGCCTGGAACCTGCCATACGCCGCCCGCCCCACACGAGCCGCAGCGCACTTGCCAGTGGTGGCCCTACGCCTTCTTCGGCACCGTCACCCTTTCCATCGGCTGCCTCGCACTGGTGGTCGTCACCCTTGGCGATAGCAGGCCGCCAAAGAAGTCCGGACCAGTCGCGACCCAGCCATGTTTGCTCCACGACCCACCGATGGATGCCCAGGTTGGAGAAGCGGTCGGTGCCGCGGCGGGCATGGCCCTCGGTCCGAACCTCGGTGGCCGTTAGTCGTCCTCCTCGGGGGCGTCATCATCATCGACATCGACATCACGCTGGTCGACGTACTGATGCCAAAGATCGCTGAGGCAGCGGCGGCTCTTTCGGTCAACCAGCCAGAACGACCAGCCGTTTTCCGCTGTCCCAGTCACGGCTCGCGCCGCTGCGGATGGCGTGGTGTGCCGGACCCCGCCGATGTCGAGAACCCCGTCAGGCAGGACGATTGCGGTTCGCTCGGCTACCCGCGCCCGTCGGGCATGCAGGGTCGGCAATCTTCGTGGTCGAGGACGACTCCCAGGCGGGCCTCGACCACGTCGGCGGCCACCGCGCCCCGATCCAGATCATCAGCCCCTGGGCCCAGCGCGGCGTCGTCGACAGCCACTACTACACGCAGATCACGATGATCCGGACCATCGAGCAGATCCTCGGGATCCACCCGATGAACCAGAAGGACAGCGCCGCCAGCCCGATGCGTCAGGCGTTCACCCAGAACGCAGACTTCACGCCGTTCACCGCGCTGCCGAACCGGACCTCGCTGACCGCGGGTCTGGCCACCCCGCCTGCCTGCGGCGTGGACACCCCCGCGCCGCAGAACCCCCTCGCCGCAGCCGTGCCGCCGGCGACGGTGCCGGCGGACAAGCAGCAGGTGGCAGCGCAGTGGGACGAGTGGAAGTCGCACCAGCGGCTGACCGGGCCCGACGCCAAGCCCGACTACGCGAACCCCGCGCAGATGAACCACTTCACGTGGTACCAGGCGCACGCGTGGACGAAGCCGTACCCCGGCGAGGACAAGATCTTCGCGCCGGAGGACGTGCCGGGCGCCTACATCCCGTCGGCGAGTCCGACGGCTGACGTAGGCTGATCGCCTCAAAGGGGCCCCTGGCCGGCATGACCGCTGGCCAGGGGCCTCTTCGTGCCCTGCCCGGCCTCCGTCGAATTTCTTCGATCGAAGGTGAACCGGGTGTACCAGGGGTGCGTGCCTACCAGTGAGACCCGAGGTCCCGGCGCGCCTTCCCCGACGATCGTTCTGCGGGCTGTCGACCTCGGGCCATGCCGGGTGTCCACGGCGGGAGACCCGGTAGCCACCAGCAGACTCGCCCGGACGCAACGGCCCCCCGGCCGTCGGCCGCGCCCGGATTGAACGGAAGGGGGAGCACCACAACCCAACCGCGCCAAGCGGCGGCAGTCGGATGGCACGCCGGCCCCCGCCGCCCGCAGAACACTCGCCACCACTCGGGCAAGAGGGAGTTTGGCATGCACGCACGACCTCGCCGTACCGTCGTCCCACGCCGCAAGACCCTGCAAGTGCCGAATGGATCACCCAACGGCCGCGTAACACCCGCCCGCCGCCGAACCCGAGCCGCCACCGTGATGCTGGCCCTGGCCGCATCAGCCCTGTCCATGACCGCCATCGGCGCCCCAGCCCACGCCGAGGGCGGCCCGACAATGCTCGACCCGAAGCTGGCCGTGCGGACTGCCGCAACGGGGTTGACCAGCCCCACCGGCCTGGCATTCATCGGCGACAACGACATGTTCGTGCTCGAGAAGACGACCGGGCGGATCCAACGCGTGGTCAACGGAGCCGTCGCCAGCACGCCACTGGACCTTGCCGTCAACTCCGGCTCCGAGCGAGGCCTGCTCGGGATCGCCCTACACCCCAACTTCCCCGCGAACCCCGGGGTCTACCTGTACTGGACGGAGAGCACGACCGGCGCGGACACCACCGTCCTCAGCGAAACCCCACTGCTCGGCAACCGGGTCGACCGGTTCGTGTGGAACGGCAGCACACTCACCTTCGACCGCAACCTGATCCGCATCCGAGCCCGTCAGGAGGACGCCGGCCAGCCCGCACGCGCCAACCACAACGGCGGAGTGATCGACTTCGGCCGCGACGGGAAGCTGTACACCTTCACCGGCGACCTCGGCCGGCGTGGCCACCTGCAAAACCTCACCTGCGGCCCCACCGCCGTCTGCCCCGGACCGACCGTGCCCGACGACCAGTTCGGCGGCCCGCAAACAGACAACGCCCACCTCAGCGGCGTCGTCCTGCGCCTCAACGACGACGGCACCACACCCACCGACAACCCCTTCTACGGTCCCGGCGCCGCCATGGGCGGCGAGGTCGGCGCCACCTTACAGAAGATCTTCTCCTACGGTCACCGCAACGGCTTCGGCATGGCCGTCGACCCCGACACCGGCAACGTGTGGATGCAGGAGAACGGCGACGACAGCTTCAGCGAGATCAACCGGCTGGAGCCGGGCATGAACGGCGGCTGGATCCAGATCGCAGGACCGGTGCAGCGCGTCGCCCAGTTCAAGGAGATCGAGACGACGTTCGGCGGGCAGAACCTTCAGCAACTGCGCTGGCCGCCGAGCAACATCGCCGACAGCACGCAACAAGCGCTCGGCAGGCTGTACATGCTCCCCGGGGCGCACTACAGCGATCCCGAGTTCAGCTGGAAGTGGGAGGTCGCACCCGGCGGGATGGGCTTCCTCAACAGCCGAGCGCTCGGGCCGCAGTTCAAGGGTGACCTGTTCATGGGCGCCGCGACGCCCGCCCTCAACGGCGGCTACCTGTTCCACTTCAACCTGACCGGCAATGGCCAGAAGATCGCCGTCGACGACCCACGACTGAACGACCGGGTGGCGGACAACCTCGCCAAGCACGAGATCACCGAGAGCGAGAGCCTTCTGATCGGCCGTGACTTCGGGGTCGTCACGGACATCGAGACCGCCCCGGACGGGAACCTGTCCGTCCTCTCGCTGACCAACGGCGCGGTCTACACGGTCTACCGCCGCTGACGAGTGTCAAACCTGACCCGGTGACCCGCCCGCCCGGCATGTCGGACGGGCGGGTCACCCGCGAAGCGGCGGTGCCGACCATCGAAGTGGTCAGCCCATCTCGGGGCGCCGACATCGACGCAGCCCGGACCTCGGAGCCAGACGACTCGGCGACAGCGCCCCTCGCAACCGGAACCCGATCCGAACTGGCTGCAACGTCGAGCAGGCATCAACTAGGCGTTCGACCAAGAGACGTCACCGCTCGATCTGGTGACCCCATCGCCCGGGTCCCGTCGGGCATACCCTGCGCTGCCTCGACCAGCCGGACAAGGGCGCGCTTCTCGATGTCACACCGGCGATGGTCGGGTCGGGTCCAGCAGCTCTCTTACCCCGCCCCGGTCGAGTTGGCCGTGTCAGCCGATCGACCGCCGCCGGTTTCGCGGGCCGAAATTGGGGAGCAGGTTGGGAGCAACCGGGTGCACTGAACGGCGTTAAACAGCGCTCAACGGCACTGAACGGCATCCAACTGCACCCACCACGACGTGCGGGTCCTCGTTTTCGCAGGTCAGAGTAGGTGCGGCGTCCTGTTTCACACAGCAGTGCTCAACGGCTCTGAACGTACTTCAACTGCTGCCTGCGTCGCCTGGTGGGGGAGTGTGAGCCGCTCGGGGCGGTAAGGACCCGGTGTGGCGGCTGGGCCTTGCGTTGGGAGCAGATTGGGTGCAGGCCGGCGAAGTGGTCACCGCAGCGAAGAGCTCACTAGGCTGTTTCCCGGTCAGGCTGCTGACCAGCAACGATGCCGCGCTTCGGGCCGCTTGACCTCCCAGTAGAGGTCGAAGGGGTCACGTACTGCTGCCCCCAGGCTGTCTGACGCCGGCCAGTGCCACGGGACGCCGAAAATCACCGCGGCAGCGCGGCGTAGGTCGATGAGTAGCGTTGGGGTCGATCGTCCTGGAGCTGTCGGCGGTCCCTTCATCTGAGACACCGATCCCACCGGCGATGCCTTGACCAGGCCCTTCTGGTTGGAGAACTCTTCGGCGGCACCGAAGGAGACAGCGGTACTGCGCGACTGACATGAATCCGGGGTGTCCGGCTGGCAGGCGTCACACCCCCGCTTATGTCGTGCACTCGTGGGACCTCGACCAGCAGCGTCGCGGGACGCGTACGGATGGCCGCCACTGCCTTGGCCAGGGCCGCAGCGGATCTTCGTCCTCACCGACATCTGGCAGCGACGGCAGCGAAATTTGGTGGTCTGGCGGCGGCAGTCCGCGCCGCTCAGCGCGGGAACGGTGCCACACCAAGCTCACAAGGTCGTTGTTGCGCTCGTCGGGGAGGCGGCCCAGACGAGGGTAGGCGCCGTCGTTGACCGTCTTGCCGTCGCCGTCTAGAGAGGGTGCCGCGAGGCGACGGGCAACCCGCGATACCCCGGAACGCAGTCGGCGCTTCCGCCCGGCCGGTAACCCGCCCCTGTGCAACTTGGCCTGGTCGAGTCACAGGTTTCCCTGAGGCGGCTGCCGGACCCGGCCACCCCGTCAGGATTGGGGCGAGGTCAGGTTCCGTATCAAACGGGCAAAACCTACCGCCGAAAGACCGGGCAGGCGTCCGGCAGGTGTCCCCAAGAAATCTTGTCTTAACACTTGTGCTCCCAAGAGTTCACATCCTAGGCTGCGAACATCACAGATCTTCTTGGGCGTTTCCCCACACGCTCGCCGCCCCTGCGGCAACCCCCGATTTGAGGTGACTGTATGAGTTCCGAGAAGGGACATCGGTCGAGATCGATGAAAAGGCTCGTGGGTCTCGCCGTCATTGCTGCCCTCCTGGTTGCGGCGGCGCTCGACACCAAGTTCCTCTCGCCCCAGCAGGCGGCGGAGCTGAACCCGGCACCGTTCAATGCGGAAAGCTACGCTGCGAAAGCATTTCCCGAGGTCGCGGGCGCAATCAAGGAGAAGGCAACGGACCTCGAGGTGCTGGCGCCAGCCGTCGAAGCGGACCCTGCGGCCGCCGGCAAGCAGTACGGCCAGGACCTGGGCAGTGGTTCCTACGCCATTCCGGTCAAGGTGACCGGCACGGTGGACCAGGTCGATGAGAACTTCATGCAGCTGAAAGTCTCCGGCGTGCCGGACAGTACCGCGGTTCGCGTCCCGGTGGGGCCGGCCCTCAGTGGAACGCCGGTCCGGGACGCCACTGGAACCATCAAGTTTGGTGATTTCGCAGGACAGAGTGATTACCAGTCGGTGGCCAACCAGTTCAAGCTCCGGATGCAGCAGGACGTGCTCGCCAAGATCGACCCGGCGTCGCTGAAGGGCAAGCGAGTGACGGTCTACGGAGCCTGGTCGACGGGGGGACCGCCGAAATCCTTCGTCATCCAGCCGGTCGAAATCGAGGCGCGGTCGTGATCGCGCCCAGCGCGTCCTCGGTACCCGGTGACGCGCCTCCCGGCATGGACGACGACGTGGTGCTGCGCGCGGTCGACATCACCAAGACATACGGTGTCACCCGAGCGCTGAAGGGCGTCAACTTCGAGGTGCGACGTGGGAAAGTCACCGTTCTGTTTGGTGAAAACGGCGCCGGCAAGTCCACGCTGATGAAGATCCTCTCCGGCGTCGAGCGGCCGACGAGCGGCCACCTCGAACTCGACGGCAAGGTTGTCGACCTGCGGTCGACCACCCAGGCGGTCGACCGCGGCATCTCGATCATCCACCAGGAGCTCAACCTCTGTCCGAACCTGAACGTCCGGGACAACATCTTCGTCGGGCGCGAGCTGCGCTCGCGCCGCGGTGGCGTGGCCTACGCGCGCGAGGGGGAGATCACCCGAGAGCTCATGGCGAGGCTGGAGGAGGACATTGCACCCACCACCCTGGTGGCTGACTTGCGCCTCGGTCAGCAACAGGTGGTGGAGATCGCGCGGGCCCTCGCCACCAACGCTCGAATCCTGATCATGGATGAGCCGACATCAGCGTTGAGCGCGGCCGAGGTCATGGTCCTGTTCAAGGTCATTCGCGAGCTGAAGTCCCAGGGCGTGGCGATCGTGTACATCTCCCACCACCTTGAGGAGGCGATCGAGATCGCCGACCACGCGGTGGTCTTCCGCGACGGGGCGCTGGTCGCCAAGAAGGACGCGGCCGACATCGACCTGCCCTGGGTGGTGTCCAAGATGGTCGGGCGCGCCGCCGAGTACGACTTCACCGGCGAGCCGCGCGGCCACGGGGAGGTCGCCCTTTCCATCGAGAAAGTCCGGGTACCCGATCCGGACGCCAGCGGTCGGTTGGCAGTCAACGACGTCTCGTTGCAGGTGCGCGCCGGAGAGATCGTGTGCCTCTACGGTCTGATGGGCGCAGGCCGTACCGAATTGTTGGAAGCGCTTGCCGGGCGGCAGCCCATCGCGGCCGGCCGGGCGCTCCTGGAAGGCCGGGATCTGCGTCGGCTCTCGATCGAGGAGCGGATCTCCGGCGGCATCGGGCTCGTCCCCGAGGATCGCCAGCGCGACGGTCTCGTCCAGCTCATGTCCGTCGGGGCGAACATGTCGCTGTCCAGCCTGCTGTCCATGGTCAAACGCACGTTCGTCTCCCGCGGCAGGGAGAACGCCGACGTCCAGACCATGATCAAGGAGGTGCGGGTGAAGACCGCCGGACCGGGTGCCCCGCTCACCTCCCTCAGCGGCGGCAACCAGCAGAAGGTCGTCATCGGCAAGATGCTGATGACCCGGCCCAAGGTCCTGCTGCTCGACGAGCCCACCCGCGGCATCGACGTCGGAGCGAAGGGCGAGATCTTCGCCCTGCTGTTCCACGAGGCGCGCAAGGGTCTCGCCGTGCTGTACGCGACGTCCGAGATCAGCGAGGCGCTGACCGCCTCGCATCGGCTGGTCGTCATGTCGAAGGGCCGCATCGTGCGGGAGTTCGACCCGGGCACCGCCACTCGAGAGGAAGTCATGGCCGCCTCCGGCGAGCCCGAGCCTGAGGCCCTACACATCGGAGCATCGGAATGAGCGACACACAGGCCGCCATCGGCCCTCGGATCCTCGGCCGTCGGGTGAACCTCAACAAGCTGCTCGTCGAGGGACGGGCCCTGGTAGCGCTGGCGATCATCATCATCGTCTTCTCGTCGCTGTCGTCAAACTTCCTGCAGCCGGACAACCTCATCCTGATGACCCGGCACGTCGCCATGAACGCGATCCTGGCCATCGGCATGCTGATGGTGATCCTCAACGGCGGCATCGACCTCTCGGTCGGCTCCACCGTCGGCCTGTCAGGCGTGATGGCCGGCTATCTGCTGCAGGGCTCCAACGTTCCCTTCTCGGACATGGTCGCCTACCCGTCGGTGTGGGTGGTGATCCTGGTCTCGCTGGCGGTGGGGGCCCTGGTCGGCTATGTCAACGGGCTGCTGGTCGCCCGGCTGAACGTCGCGCCGTTCATCGCCACCCTCGGCATGCTCTATGTCGCCCGTGGCATCGCGCTGCTGATCACCAACGGGGAGACCTTCACCAAGCTGCGCGGTGAGGAGACACTGGGAAACAGAGGCTTCATCCCGGTCCTCGCCGGCACCCCGCTCGGCATTCCCATGCCGGTGTGGCTGATGGTCGTCTTCGCCATCGTGTTCTCCCTGGTGCTCAACCGCACCGCGTTCGGCCGGTGGCTCTACGCCACCGGTGGCAACGAGCGAGCGGCGGAACTGTCCGGCGTACCGGTGCGGCGGGTCAAGGTCCTCATCTACGTCATCTCCGGCTTCTGCGCCGGCACCGTCGGTCTGCTGCTCGCCGCCGACCTGCCGGCAGCCACCCCGCGGGGCGGCGAATTCTACGAGCTCAATGCAATCGCGGCGGTGGTCATCGGCGGCGCCGCCCTCTCCGGTGGCCGAGGCACGATCCGGGGAACACTCATCGGCGCTTTCGTCATCGGCTTCCTCGTTGACGGTCTCGTCCTGGTCGGGGTGTCCGTCTTCTGGCAGCAGGTGATCAAGGGGGCGGTCATCATCCTCGCCGTCGCTGTTGACCAGATCCAGCAGATGCTGCAGAAGCGCCGCGACCTCAAGCGCGCCGCCGCCCCGAACCCGCCGGCCGACCCTACGTCCACTGCCGGCGACCCGGCACTGGCCGGTGCCCGGTGACGTCGTTCCACCCGTTCACAGACGTCCATCCCCCATCCCCCATCCCTCGAAAAAGAAGGTGTTCGATGAAGCGCAGACTCGCCCTGCTCGCCCTGCCGATGGCGGTGGTTTTCGGCGTCGCCGCTTGTGGCGGCTCCGGCTCCGGCTCCGGCGGCGACAAGGCAGGCGGAACCGTCGCCGTCATCACGGTCGACCCCTCCAACCCGTACTGGAAGGCCGAGGTCGACACTGCGGTCGCCGAGGCCAAGAAGCTCGGGTACGACACCACGGTCGACGCCCACAACAACGACCCCGACAAGCAGAACCAGTTCATCGACGGGGCCATCTCGAAGAAGGTCAAGGCGATCATCCTCGACCCGGCCGGCGCCAAGGAGAGCGTCGGGGCGGTGCGGAAGGCCACTGACGCCGGTATCCCGGTGTTCCTGGTCAACGCCGAGATCGCCGAGCAGGGCATCGCGAAGTCCCAGATCGTGTCCAACAACGCTCAGGGCGCCACCGTAGG
The nucleotide sequence above comes from Micromonospora sp. NBC_00389. Encoded proteins:
- a CDS encoding NAD(P)H-dependent flavin oxidoreductase, with translation MALSTAFTEMLGVRYPIALAPMGGSAGGALAAAVSRGGGFGILGGAYGDPEWLAREVPIVAGTEGPWGVGFLTWGIDLDAVELALSYGPSAVMLSFGDPSPYAEHVRRAGALLILQVTDLEEAKRAVDLGADVIVAQGTESGGHGAVRGRSTLPFVPAVVDLVAPVPVLAAGGIADGRGVAAALVLGAAGALIGTRFQASTEALVDPSITKAILEGRGQDTERSTVLDIARGSRWPSKYPARTLGHPYLDRWRGREAELAADPQARQAYQDDVARGAVPPLPVWAGEAVDLITDLPSAEDLVTAMATQAQDALTRAGRH
- a CDS encoding TMEM175 family protein encodes the protein MSGRGHGTAQPGSRHDRDVLRTELFSDAVLAIIITLLGLELRPPQVESGRLLAGLLAEWPVYLAYTTSFVNIAVVWLSHRTAFSRIIRVDLGLSWANFGVLFCTALLPFATAVVSQSLKDGSGADIRTATAFYGLVGTILLGSWWILYARLVRRPELTEQGGPDFFRRERRRPLLGMLLFPAGALVGYFSFWVAFAIFLALPLIYATTATRE
- a CDS encoding SDR family oxidoreductase; translation: MGRMGQPEEIANAALFLASDQSSFMTGGEIFVDGGANQV
- a CDS encoding PQQ-dependent sugar dehydrogenase; its protein translation is MTAIGAPAHAEGGPTMLDPKLAVRTAATGLTSPTGLAFIGDNDMFVLEKTTGRIQRVVNGAVASTPLDLAVNSGSERGLLGIALHPNFPANPGVYLYWTESTTGADTTVLSETPLLGNRVDRFVWNGSTLTFDRNLIRIRARQEDAGQPARANHNGGVIDFGRDGKLYTFTGDLGRRGHLQNLTCGPTAVCPGPTVPDDQFGGPQTDNAHLSGVVLRLNDDGTTPTDNPFYGPGAAMGGEVGATLQKIFSYGHRNGFGMAVDPDTGNVWMQENGDDSFSEINRLEPGMNGGWIQIAGPVQRVAQFKEIETTFGGQNLQQLRWPPSNIADSTQQALGRLYMLPGAHYSDPEFSWKWEVAPGGMGFLNSRALGPQFKGDLFMGAATPALNGGYLFHFNLTGNGQKIAVDDPRLNDRVADNLAKHEITESESLLIGRDFGVVTDIETAPDGNLSVLSLTNGAVYTVYRR
- a CDS encoding DUF2291 family protein; translation: MSSEKGHRSRSMKRLVGLAVIAALLVAAALDTKFLSPQQAAELNPAPFNAESYAAKAFPEVAGAIKEKATDLEVLAPAVEADPAAAGKQYGQDLGSGSYAIPVKVTGTVDQVDENFMQLKVSGVPDSTAVRVPVGPALSGTPVRDATGTIKFGDFAGQSDYQSVANQFKLRMQQDVLAKIDPASLKGKRVTVYGAWSTGGPPKSFVIQPVEIEARS
- a CDS encoding sugar ABC transporter ATP-binding protein, translated to MDDDVVLRAVDITKTYGVTRALKGVNFEVRRGKVTVLFGENGAGKSTLMKILSGVERPTSGHLELDGKVVDLRSTTQAVDRGISIIHQELNLCPNLNVRDNIFVGRELRSRRGGVAYAREGEITRELMARLEEDIAPTTLVADLRLGQQQVVEIARALATNARILIMDEPTSALSAAEVMVLFKVIRELKSQGVAIVYISHHLEEAIEIADHAVVFRDGALVAKKDAADIDLPWVVSKMVGRAAEYDFTGEPRGHGEVALSIEKVRVPDPDASGRLAVNDVSLQVRAGEIVCLYGLMGAGRTELLEALAGRQPIAAGRALLEGRDLRRLSIEERISGGIGLVPEDRQRDGLVQLMSVGANMSLSSLLSMVKRTFVSRGRENADVQTMIKEVRVKTAGPGAPLTSLSGGNQQKVVIGKMLMTRPKVLLLDEPTRGIDVGAKGEIFALLFHEARKGLAVLYATSEISEALTASHRLVVMSKGRIVREFDPGTATREEVMAASGEPEPEALHIGASE
- a CDS encoding ABC transporter permease, with protein sequence MSDTQAAIGPRILGRRVNLNKLLVEGRALVALAIIIIVFSSLSSNFLQPDNLILMTRHVAMNAILAIGMLMVILNGGIDLSVGSTVGLSGVMAGYLLQGSNVPFSDMVAYPSVWVVILVSLAVGALVGYVNGLLVARLNVAPFIATLGMLYVARGIALLITNGETFTKLRGEETLGNRGFIPVLAGTPLGIPMPVWLMVVFAIVFSLVLNRTAFGRWLYATGGNERAAELSGVPVRRVKVLIYVISGFCAGTVGLLLAADLPAATPRGGEFYELNAIAAVVIGGAALSGGRGTIRGTLIGAFVIGFLVDGLVLVGVSVFWQQVIKGAVIILAVAVDQIQQMLQKRRDLKRAAAPNPPADPTSTAGDPALAGAR